The Amycolatopsis sp. DG1A-15b genome window below encodes:
- a CDS encoding MFS transporter has product MAVTPRPGWVILASSLPMFMVALNNLVVTNALPEIGQSLDTDVAGLQWVVNGYVLAFAGLLLTGAALGDRYGRRLVFVGGIVLFSLGSIACALSDSTVTLVLARVVQGMGAAAVQPLSLTLLSAAVPPHRRSAAIGLWGGVNGLGIALGPLIGGAVTEGIAWQWIFWINLPVGMVAIPLVFWAVRETKGADRGLDLPGVLLVTGAVTTAVLAIVRAGDDGWASPRILGLVAAAVVLAVLFVVWEQRAASPLLPLGFYRIRAFVLTNLVSLAMFFGVFGGIFFLAQFMQGPMGFAPLEAGLRTLPWTAAPMIVAPLAGLITDRVGGGRLMALGLLLQGGALGWIALMARIDLPYAHLVPPLILAGIGMGLALAPATAVVLGAVSPQEHGKASGATNTIREVGGALGVAVLTTVFRGPLRTTTIWSPVDYAHAFVAGMTPATLVGVAVILAGSIIALFIPRSPPKPAAVLTEPAVGKERAPL; this is encoded by the coding sequence ATGGCTGTGACACCTCGCCCCGGATGGGTGATCCTCGCGTCGTCGCTGCCGATGTTCATGGTGGCGCTGAACAACCTGGTCGTCACCAACGCCCTGCCGGAGATCGGGCAGAGCCTGGACACCGACGTTGCCGGGCTGCAGTGGGTGGTCAACGGCTATGTACTGGCCTTCGCCGGCCTGTTGCTCACCGGCGCCGCGCTGGGCGATCGTTACGGGCGGCGCCTGGTCTTCGTCGGTGGCATCGTGCTGTTCAGCCTCGGCTCGATCGCCTGCGCCCTGTCGGACAGCACGGTGACCCTCGTGCTGGCCCGGGTGGTGCAGGGAATGGGCGCGGCGGCGGTGCAGCCGCTGTCGCTCACGCTGCTGTCCGCGGCCGTCCCGCCGCACCGACGCAGCGCGGCGATCGGTTTGTGGGGCGGGGTGAACGGCCTCGGCATCGCACTGGGCCCGCTGATCGGTGGGGCGGTGACGGAAGGGATCGCCTGGCAGTGGATCTTCTGGATCAACCTGCCGGTCGGGATGGTCGCGATCCCGCTGGTGTTCTGGGCGGTGCGCGAGACGAAGGGCGCGGACCGCGGGCTCGATCTCCCGGGCGTGCTGCTGGTGACCGGCGCGGTCACCACGGCGGTGCTCGCGATCGTGCGTGCCGGGGACGACGGCTGGGCGTCGCCGCGCATCCTCGGGCTGGTCGCTGCCGCGGTGGTGCTGGCCGTGCTGTTCGTCGTGTGGGAGCAACGCGCCGCGAGTCCGCTGCTCCCCTTGGGTTTCTACCGGATCCGTGCGTTCGTGCTGACGAACCTCGTTTCGCTGGCGATGTTCTTCGGCGTGTTCGGCGGGATCTTCTTCCTCGCCCAGTTCATGCAGGGCCCGATGGGGTTCGCGCCGCTCGAAGCGGGCCTGCGCACGCTGCCGTGGACTGCAGCGCCGATGATCGTGGCGCCGCTCGCCGGGCTGATCACCGACCGCGTCGGTGGCGGCAGGCTGATGGCGCTCGGCCTGCTGCTGCAGGGCGGTGCCCTGGGCTGGATCGCCCTGATGGCGCGGATCGACCTGCCGTACGCGCACCTGGTTCCACCGCTGATCCTGGCCGGCATCGGGATGGGCTTGGCCCTGGCGCCTGCCACTGCGGTCGTGCTCGGTGCGGTGAGCCCGCAGGAGCACGGCAAGGCGTCCGGCGCCACCAACACCATCCGCGAGGTCGGCGGCGCGCTCGGCGTGGCGGTGCTGACCACGGTGTTCCGCGGCCCGCTCCGCACCACGACGATCTGGTCGCCGGTCGACTACGCCCACGCCTTCGTCGCCGGGATGACACCGGCCACCCTGGTCGGGGTCGCCGTCATCCTGGCCGGGTCGATCATCGCCCTGTTCATCCCGCGCTCACCCCCGAAGCCGGCCGCGGTGCTGACGGAACCGGCGGTGGGCAAGGAGCGGGCCCCGCTTTGA
- a CDS encoding alpha/beta fold hydrolase yields the protein MRANEIDTTPYLPFPPSGGAALRLLCFPHAGGAASVFKGWRGMFGPGIDVLPVQLPGREGRIRDELPKDMASLVDELEVHLEEVFDEPFACYGHSMGALVAYHLALRLAVRGRPVPRLLMVGACKAPHLGNRLVAAHDASDAELKQAVLDLGGLSPLLLGYPDWLSAALGLVRRDLALCATQRPDGPAPCPVRAFHGADDPLVSEGDMAAWARYSAPGFALHRVPGGHFFVHEPALVAQFASGSL from the coding sequence ATGCGCGCGAACGAGATCGACACGACCCCTTACCTGCCGTTCCCGCCTTCGGGCGGGGCGGCGCTGCGGCTGCTCTGCTTCCCGCACGCGGGAGGCGCCGCTTCGGTGTTCAAGGGCTGGCGGGGGATGTTCGGCCCCGGTATCGACGTGCTGCCGGTGCAGTTGCCGGGGCGCGAAGGCCGGATCCGGGACGAACTCCCGAAGGACATGGCGTCGCTCGTCGACGAACTCGAGGTGCACCTCGAGGAGGTGTTCGACGAACCCTTCGCGTGTTACGGCCACAGCATGGGCGCACTCGTCGCCTACCACCTCGCGCTGCGGCTGGCCGTCCGCGGCCGGCCGGTGCCCCGGCTGCTCATGGTCGGCGCGTGCAAGGCGCCGCACCTCGGCAACCGGCTGGTGGCCGCGCACGACGCGTCCGATGCCGAGCTGAAGCAGGCGGTACTCGATCTCGGCGGCCTGTCACCGCTGCTGCTCGGCTATCCGGACTGGCTGTCGGCCGCGCTCGGCCTCGTCCGCCGCGACCTGGCGCTGTGCGCGACCCAGCGGCCGGACGGTCCGGCGCCCTGCCCGGTGCGTGCCTTCCACGGCGCGGACGACCCGCTGGTGTCCGAAGGGGACATGGCCGCGTGGGCGCGCTACAGCGCACCCGGGTTCGCCCTGCACCGGGTGCCCGGCGGGCACTTCTTCGTGCACGAACCCGCGCTCGTCGCGCAGTTCGCCTCAGGCTCGCTTTAG